From the genome of Vicia villosa cultivar HV-30 ecotype Madison, WI linkage group LG2, Vvil1.0, whole genome shotgun sequence, one region includes:
- the LOC131651792 gene encoding binding partner of ACD11 1-like — MSIKTVRVSNVSLGATERDLQEFFSFSGDIDYVELRGHDERSQTAYVTFKDSQGAETAVLLSGATIVDLSVTITLDPDYQLPPGALVSSVNENQTPGGAESALRKAEDVVSSMVAKGFVLGKDAVNKAKTFDEKLQLSSTASATVASFDQKLGLSEKIGAGATVVSDKVREVDQKFLVSEKTKSAFTAAEQTVSSAGSAIMKNRYILTGATWVTGAFSRVSKAAVEVGQKTKEKMENAEQQEKKQVDDDQYAHVQPPKAAAASEPKSGPAPAQGLIL; from the exons ATGTCG ATAAAGACTGTTAGAGTCAGTAACGTTTCCTTGGGAGCAACCGAGCGGGACCTTCAggagttcttttctttttctggtGACATTGATTATGTTGAACTACGGGG TCACGATGAACGATCTCAAACTGCTTATGTTACTTTCAAGGATTCACAGGGGGCTGAAACTGCAGTATTGCTATCG GGAGCAACAATAGTTGACCTGTCGGTTACAATTACTCTGGATCCAGATTACCAGCTTCCACCTGGTGCTTTGGTTTCATCT GTAAATGAAAATCAAACTCCTGGTGGTGCTGAATCTGCCTTGCGGAAGGCAGAGGATGTAGTCTCCAGCATGGTAGCCAAAGGCTTTGTCTTAGGAAAAGATGCTGTCAACAAAGCTAAGACTTTTGATGAGAAGCTCCAGTTATCATCAACGGCCTCGGCAACAGTTGCATCTTTTGACCAAAAACTTGGGCTTAGTGAGAAAATAGGCGCTGGTGCTACAGTTGTGAGTGATAAAGTTCGAGAAGTGGATCAAAAGTTTCTGGTTTCGGAAAAGACAAAATCAGCATTTACAGCTGCAGAACAGACAGTCAGTAGTGCTGGTTCTGCCATAATGAAGAATCGCTACATACTTACTGGGGCTACTTGGGTAACAGGTGCTTTTAGTAGGGTTTCTAAGGCAGCTGTGGAAGTAGGtcagaaaacaaaagagaaaatggAGAATGCAGAACAACAAGAGAAGAAACAGGTTGATGACGATCAGTATGCACATGTCCAGCCCCCAAAAGCAGCAGCTGCAAGTGAGCCGAAGTCTGGTCCTGCTCCTGCTCAGGGTCTGATCCTTTGA